In Eublepharis macularius isolate TG4126 chromosome 4, MPM_Emac_v1.0, whole genome shotgun sequence, the following are encoded in one genomic region:
- the FAXDC2 gene encoding fatty acid hydroxylase domain-containing protein 2: protein MIIKTENDAKCSVHSKHQKQAWKFWDSMTITSFILGPGLLLAVGFRNSVSWHLQNFWRASGFFWQRQWENLHLVLGGNEWMIFFLAVTIVPSLVFWSFNGIMMMADITGKPTFITRYRIQMGKNDPVDRAKLHNAISTVLFNQFFISLPMAMLMLPILKWRGEPCSLSLPTFHWFLLELAVCGLVEEILFYYSHRLVHHPLLYKHIHKKHHEWTAPVGIVSLYAHPVEHVISNMLPVVTGPVLLGSHITSVMAWFSLALLATSVSHCGYHLPFLPSPEFHDFHHLKFNQCYGVLGVLDRLHGTDRVFKQTKAYKRHFILLSFTPTSESIPESSKKPE from the exons ACCGAAAATGATGCTAAATGTTCTGTACACAGCAAACACCAGAAACAG GCATGGAAGTTCTGGGACTCCATGACAATAACTTCTTTTATCCTGGGCCCTGGTCTGCTCCTGGCTGTTGGTTTCAGAAACTCCGTCAGCTG GCACCTGCAAAACTTCTGGAGAGCCTCTGGTTTCTTCTGGCAGAGGCAGTGGGAGAATCTCCACCTCGTACTAGGAGGAAATGAATGGATGATTTTCTTCTTAG CCGTAACCATAGTTCCTAGCCTAGTTTTCTGGAGCTTCAATGGAATCATGATGATGGCAGATATAACTGGCAAGCCAACCTTCATCACACGATACCGTATTCAGATGGGCAAGAATGACCCT GTTGACAGAGCAAAATTGCATAATGCCATCTCCACAGTATTGTTCAATCAATTTTTCATCTCTCTTCCAATGGCGATGCTCATGTTGCCCATCTTGAAATGGAGGGGTGAGCCATGCAGTTTGTCACTGCCCACTTTCCACTGGTTTCTTCTTGAGCTGGCTGTCTGTGGATTAGTGGAGGAAATTCTCTTCTATTACTCTCACCG GCTTGTCCACCACCCTCTCTTGTATAAACACATTCACAAAAAGCATCATGAATGGACTGCTCCTGTGGGCATTGTTTCTCTCTATGCTCATCCAGTAGAGCATGTG ATTTCAAATATGTTGCCTGTGGTGACTGGCCCAGTTCTTCTTGGATCTCACATTACTTCAGTCATGGCATGGTTCTCTCTTGCACTTCTGGCTACTTCAGTCTCTCACTGTGGCTACCATTTGCCATTCCTGCCCTCACCAGAATTCCATGACTTCCATCATCTCAA ATTCAATCAATGTTATGGGGTCTTGGGGGTGCTGGACCGCCTGCATGGAACAGACAGAGTGTTCAAGCAAACAAAGGCCTACAAGAGACACTTCATCCTGCTAAGCTTCACACCCACCTCAGAAAGCATCCCTGAATCATCCAAAAAACCAGAGTGA